In Uranotaenia lowii strain MFRU-FL chromosome 2, ASM2978415v1, whole genome shotgun sequence, one genomic interval encodes:
- the LOC129741158 gene encoding uncharacterized protein LOC129741158 yields the protein MAEKKMKAKELKRKNILDSMQRIQDFLTNYDEERDMNEVAIRLARLDNLMENFEAIQGEYETYDDEPEFAAANAKVRARVEEQYFRVKGGLVSKVPPLPPISTNPLNQQGAPAIAHVTGVKLPTIELPKFDGDLNEWLTFRDSFSSLIHSSPEIPCIQKFQYLRSALRGDALKLIESLNITANNYAVAWEALLNRYSNTYLLKKKHLQALIVHSKVSGKSAAGLRAVVEDFQRLVKILNQLNEPTAHWGSLLVQLLCSRIDDYTLKEWEEFVSANHEPTYESLIEVLTRKIRTLESLHISAEQSTSSFQAKHNLPVRQPKPQNPTSSKINSYTAVERYQPECLACRDYHPLVRCPVFEKMQLKDRLNLVNTKRICSNCFRGNHFARNCQSNFSCKHCQKRHHSLLHPGFDAPVSDNNPNSSGPQIRTTQNPPKSNESSTVVTATNPEVISSNSATESRGMNVFLSTVIIKVLDGYGNEHLARALLDSGSQSSLMSDRLCQKLRLLRHRIDQPILGIGESPIRAVCSVTTEVRSRVDDFSIPLNCLVLKKLTADLPAVTITTANWQIPNDITLADPEYNVSRKVDLIIGAEHFYAILQGGRLQIGPHALALVESRFGWLVSGAVPFDPIPQALVYCPSILETLNENLEKFWKIDEFENSKPTLSPNDQYCEDFFKETVSRDSTGRYSVKYPKKNDFESMIGESYSNAKARLISLERKLDKNPILKERYHTFMAEFIQLGHMREVPVDDPEPTVVCYLPHHAVLKESSTTTKVRSVYNASAKTSTGFSLNDSLRVGPVIQDELFDILLRFRKNLVVLLADIEKMYRQIVLHPDDRPLLRLLWRFNPNDPITKYEMTTVTYGLGPSSFLATRTLHQLADDEGASFPLAAASVKQDFYMDDFVRSEETISTAIQLRKEMDELMSRGGFSLRKWCSNFPEVLEGVPPENLAHPSTENPEPGEVVKVLGISWEPEHGLFCFKFAPFSTDGKITKNRILSVIAQVYDPLGLIAPVVVRAKIFIQQLWLMSIEWNEEVPNQIRTKWEDFVKDLSSLAEFRISRFAFDRGEVQLHCFTDASESAYGACIYARTEKANGEVKVVLLAAKSRVAPLQRRSIPRLELCAAQLGARLSTRVVDTLDLKSTPIYYWTDSMVHVPGVNNPADVVSRGLTVHQLLNCKLWTDGPDSLGRGDENWPKLEIPRTTNIDGDTERKTTTLLIQNPPPPHPLFTRSFSYNRLLRTTAYCLRVSRKARKELIESTLILTPTELESARDCLVKLVQTECYHTELSFLRKGKPVPKKSALRLLNPFVDASGIIRVGGRLKLSLETFSTKHQILLPGFHRFTRMLLLLFHNKLVHGGIALTLGVVRNEYWPTNGRRAVRSVIRTCFRCTRANPKPLKQPIGQILLARVTPSRPFASTRIDYCGPVFVKSPNRKSAPTKAYIALFVCFSTKAVHIELVGDLSTASFLSALQRFVARRGKPQYIYSDNATNFVGARNELHALYEMFSSPKETDRIATALTTEGIQWKMIPPRAPNFGGLWEAAVKVAKKHLVRQLGSTSLLYEDLVTILSQIEGAMNSRPLAPLSEDPNDFEAITPSHFLIGSQLQALPHPDLKDVPENRLKNRYQVIQQKQQLFWYHWQTEYLKELQRQSTTNPQEVNLKIGQVMILQDDLLPPVRWPLVRIMELHPGADGVTRVVTIRTPTGAIFKRAVVKLCPLPTMDEEESSTAAPAPGEINVD from the exons ATGGCGGAGAAGAAGATGAAGGCAAAGGAGCTGAAACGGAAAAACATCCTGGATTCCATGCAGCGCATCCAAGACTTCCTGACGAATTACGATGAGGAGCGAGACATGAACGAGGTAGCGATACGTCTGGCCCGACTTGATAACctgatggaaaattttgaagcgATCCAAGGAGAATACGAAACGTACGACGATGAACCAGAATTTGCTGCGGCCAATGCGAAGGTAAGGGCAAGGGTGGAAGAGCAGTACTTTAGGGTAAAAGGTGGTCTCGTTAGCAAGGTTCCTCCCCTTCCTCCAATCTCAACCAATCCATTAAACCAGCAAGGTGCTCCAGCAATTGCTCATGTAACCGGTGTGAAACTCCCCACTATCGAATTGCCTAAATTTGACGGTGATCTGAATGAATGGTTAACGTTTCGCGATTCCTTTTCATCACTGATTCACTCGTCGCCAGAAATCCCATGCATCCAAAAGTTTCAGTACCTCCGATCCGCCTTGCGAGGTGACGCTTTAAAACTGATTGAATCCTTAAACATCACAGCAAACAACTACGCGGTAGCTTGGGAAGCACTCCTCAACCGCTACTCCAACACATACTTATTAAAAAAGAAACACTTGCAAGCTCTAATTGTCCACTCGAAGGTCTCGGGAAAATCCGCTGCTGGTTTACGTGCTGTTGTAGAGGATTTCCAAAGGCTTGTCAAAATACTCAACCAACTAAATGAACCAACCGCGCATTGGGGCAGTCTCTTGGTTCAACTACTGTGCTCTCGAATCGACGATTACACCCTGAAGGAATGGGAAGAATTTGTCTCTGCTAATCACGAACCAACGTATGAAAGCCTCATCGAAGTACTAACCCGTAAAATCCGGACTTTAGAATCCCTTCACATATCGGCTGAGCAGTCCACTTCTTCTTTCCAAGCAAAGCACAATCTCCCTGTCAGGCAACCTAAACCCCAAAATCCTACATCGTCGAAAATCAACTCCTATACTGCAGTGGAACGGTACCAACCTGAATGCCTAGCTTGCCGCGATTATCATCCTTTGGTGAGATGTCCGGTGTTTGAAAAGATGCAGCTTAAAGATCGATTGAACCTAGTAAACACGAAGCGGATTTGTAGCAACTGCTTCAGGGGCAACCACTTCGCCCGGAATTGTCAATCCAACTTCTCCTGCAAGCATTGTCAAAAACGCCACCACTCTTTATTGCATCCCGGGTTTGATGCACCAGTATCGGACAACAATCCAAATTCCAGTGGTCCACAAATCCGAACAACCCAGAATCCTCCGAAATCCAATGAATCCTCCACAGTGGTTACAGCAACAAATCCTGAAGTGATCTCGTCAAACTCCGCCACAGAATCCCGTGGCATGAACGTTTTCTTATCGACCGTCATCATCAAGGTGCTAGATGGATATGGAAATGAACATCTGGCCCGAGCTCTGCTAGACAGTGGATCACAAAGCAGTCTCATGAGTGACCGCCTTTGTCAGAAACTAAGATTGCTTCGTCATCGTATTGACCAACCCATCCTCGGTATTGGTGAATCTCCCATTCGAGCAGTTTGCTCCGTGACCACCGAAGTGAGATCGAGAGTTGATGACTTCTCTATTCCCCTGAATTGTTTGGTGCTCAAAAAGCTGACTGCTGATCTACCTGCTGTAACCATTACCACTGCAAACTGGCAGATACCGAACGATATCACACTTGCTGATCCCGAGTACAACGTCTCACGAAAGGTAGACCTCATAATAGGTGCCGAACACTTTTATGCAATCCTCCAGGGTGGCCGGTTGCAAATTGGCCCACACGCCCTGGCCTTAGTGGAAAGTAGGTTCGGTTGGCTTGTTTCAGGAGCAGTGCCTTTTGATCCCATACCCCAAGCTCTGGTTTATTGTCCGTCTATTTTGGAAACCCTCAACGAGAACCtcgaaaaattctggaaaatagacgaatttgaaaattctaaacCCACCCTTTCACCCAACGATCAATATTGTGAGGACTTCTTCAAGGAAACGGTAAGCCGCGATTCCACTGGTCGATACTCcgtaaaatatccaaaaaaaaatgattttgaatcaatgatAGGCGAGTCTTACTCCAATGCCAAGGCCCGTCTCATCAGCTTGGAAagaaaattggacaaaaatcCCATCCTTAAAGAAAGGTATCATACCTTTATGGCCGAATTCATCCAACTGGGACACATGCGAGAGGTACCTGTAGACGACCCAGAACCCACTGTCGTATGCTATCTTCCTCACCATGCCGTGTTGAAAGAATCCAGCACCACTACGAAGGTACGCAGTGTTTACAACGCTTCGGCAAAAACAAGCACTGGATTCTCTCTCAACGATTCGCTCCGAGTAGGCCCTGTCATCCAAGATGAGCTATTTGACATCTTACTCCGCTTTCGCAAAAATTTGGTGGTATTGTTGGCTGACATAGAGAAGATGTATAGGCAAATCGTTCTTCACCCCGATGACCGACCCCTTCTGCGTTTGTTGTGGAGGTTCAACCCGAACGACCCGATTACGAAATATGAGATGACAACAGTAACATACGGTTTGGGCCCATCCTCGTTCTTGGCTACCCGCACACTTCATCAACTTGCGGATGATGAAGGTGCTTCTTTTCCTCTTGCCGCAGCCTCTGTGAAGCAAGATTTTTACATGGATGATTTTGTACGGAGTGAAGAAACCATATCTACAGCAATCCAACTGCGTAAGGAGATGGACGAACTGATGAGCCGTGGAGGATTTTCCTTGAGGAAATGGTGCTCTAATTTTCCTGAAGTTTTGGAAGGAGTGCCACCAGAAAACCTAGCCCATCCTAGCACTGAAAACCCCGAACCTGGAGAGGTGGTAAAAGTCTTGGGAATTTCCTGGGAGCCCGAGCatggtttattttgtttcaaatttgcccCATTTTCAACCGACGGAAAGATTACCAAGAATCGAATTCTTTCCGTTATTGCCCAAGTTTATGACCCCTTGGGATTAATTGCCCCCGTCGTTGTACGTGCGaaaatatttatccaacaacTTTGGTTGATGTCCATCGAATGGAATGAGGAAGTCCCAAATCAAATCCGAACTAAGTGGGAAGATTTTGTAAAGGACTTGTCATCACTAGCTGAGTTTCGGATCTCACGGTTTGCCTTTGACAGAGGGGAGGTGCAGCTACATTGTTTCACGGACGCCTCCGAATCAGCCTATGGAGCCTGCATCTACGCTCGGACGGAGAAGGCCAACGGGGAGGTGAAGGTGGTACTACTAGCGGCGAAATCCCGAGTAGCACCGCTTCAGAGACGCAGCATCCCGAGACTAGAATTATGCGCTGCTCAGCTAGGCGCTCGCTTATCGACGAGAGTTGTTGACACACTGGACCTGAAATCTACACCCATCTACTACTGGACCGATTCGATGGTG CATGTACCCGGAGTAAACAACCCAGCCGACGTCGTCTCCAGAGGCTTAACTGTGCACCAGCTTCTGAACTGCAAACTATGGACCGATGGACCCGATTCGTTGGGAAGGGGAGACGAAAATTGGCCGAAGTTGGAGATCCCGAGAACCACTAATATTGATGGAGACACTGAGCGCAAAACCACCACCTTGCTAATCCAAAATCCACCACCACCCCACCCTTTGTTTACTCGATCATTCTCGTACAATCGTTTGCTCCGTACGACTGCTTATTGTTTGCGAGTTTCTCGGAAGGCGAGAAAAGAACTCATAGAATCCACTTTAATCCTCACTCCCACTGAACTCGAATCTGCCAGAGACTGCCTGGTAAAATTAGTTCAAACAGAATGTTACCACACCGAATTGAGCTTTTTACGAAAAGGGAAACCGGTACCCAAAAAATCCGCACTGCGTTTGTTAAATCCTTTTGTTGATGCTTCGGGAATAATCCGAGTCGGTGGCCGGCTCAAATTATCCTTGGAAACCTTTAGCACCAAACACCAAATCCTGCTCCCCGGATTTCACCGTTTCACCCGAATGCTTTTGTTGTTATTTCACAACAAATTGGTTCACGGGGGAATAGCGCTTACGCTTGGTGTAGTGCGCAATGAATATTGGCCTACAAATGGGAGAAGAGCTGTGCGCAGCGTAATTCGAACCTGTTTTCGTTGTACTCGAGCAAACCCTAAGCCTCTCAAGCAACCAATTGGCCAAATACTCCTTGCCCGAGTTACCCCAAGTCGTCCCTTCGCATCAACTCGCATTGACTATTGTGGCCCGGTGTTTGTTAAGTCCCCGAACCGTAAATCTGCTCCCACCAAAGCCTATATTGCCCTATTTGTCTGCTTTAGCACAAAAGCAGTTCACATTGAGCTTGTGGGGGACCTATCCACAGCCTCATTTCTCTCTGCTCTACAACGTTTCGTGGCCAGACGTGGCAAACCTCAATACATCTACTCCGACAATGCCACAAATTTTGTTGGAGCTCGAAACGAGCTACACGCTCTCTACGAAATGTTCTCAAGCCCCAAGGAAACCGATCGTATCGCTACCGCTCTCACAACCGAGGGCATACAATGGAAGATGATCCCCCCGCGTGCACCCAACTTTGGCGGCCTGTGGGAAGCCGCCGTGAAGGTTGCGAAAAAACATTTGGTTCGTCAGTTAGGCAGCACCTCTCTTCTGTACGAGGACCTAGTGACGATTTTGTCCCAGATCGAGGGAGCAATGAACTCGAGACCGTTGGCCCCTTTGTCTGAAGACCCCAACGATTTCGAAGCCATCACTCCAAGCCACTTTTTGATTGGCTCTCAACTGCAAGCCCTTCCACATCCCGACCTAAAGGACGTTCCTGAGAACCGGCTGAAGAATCGCTATCAGGTTATCCAACAAAAGCAGCAGCTATTTTGGTACCACTGGCAGACAGAGTACCTCAAAGAGCTGCAACGGCAATCTACTACCAACCCGCAGGAAGTGAATCTCAAAATCGGCCAGGTGATGATTCTTCAAGATGACCTGTTACCCCCCGTGCGCTGGCCTCTCGTGCGCATCATGGAACTACATCCTGGAGCTGACGGTGTGACACGGGTGGTTACCATCCGCACTCCCACTGGTGCTATCTTCAAGCGTGCTGTGGTCAAGCTGTGTCCGTTACCTACGATGGACGAGGAGGAGTCATCGACAGCCGCCCCCGCACCAGGTGAAATCAATGTTGACTGA